One region of Carassius auratus strain Wakin unplaced genomic scaffold, ASM336829v1 scaf_tig00215205, whole genome shotgun sequence genomic DNA includes:
- the LOC113093941 gene encoding arrestin domain-containing protein 3-like, with the protein MTIRNFTIEYDALNDRNTFSNGDILAGRVIMEVSKETKIKALTVKVKGKADVSWTESHGEQSVTYWDKEKYFSQTQSVLPEDSRNGSVTLVAGRHVFPFAFQLPYQGTPSSFKGAHGKIHYRLLANLSRSMRAASKAEAKFTFVARADYDQSTLMAPQHGSKDKNVIFFASGNISMNIFLPKTGYQQGERLVVNGEIVNSSTRKIVPKYIIYQKQSFFAGGNRAVHTTQILKEKGEPLMSSTRENLSKVLALPTEISTTIQNCRILKVEYRLKVILDVSFTKNPLIKLPLIVLPLNGGTSSKSLEAGLQQDLAKMNI; encoded by the exons ATGACAATCCGGAACTTCACCATTGAGTACGATGCCTTAAATGATCGCAACACCTTCAGCAATGGGGATATATTGGCGGGCAGAGTTATCATGGAGGTGTCAAAGGAAACCAAAATCAAAGCTTTGACTGTCAAGGTGAAAGGCAAGGCTGATGTGTCATGGACTGAGTCACATGGGGAACAAAGTGTGACATACTGGGATAAAGAGAAGTATTTCTCACAAACTCAATCTGTTTTACCGGAGGATAGCAGAAATG gCTCTGTTACTCTTGTGGCTGGCAGACATGTCTTCCCTTTTGCTTTTCAGCTTCCTTACCA GGGCACACCTTCATCTTTTAAAGGTGCTCATGGTAAAATCCATTACCGACTTTTGGCCAATTTGAGCAGGTCTATGCGTGCAGCGAGCAAAGCGGAAGCAAAGTTCACCTTCGTAGCCAGAGCTGATTATGATCAGTCAACACTGATG GCGCCTCAACATGGCAGTAAAgacaaaaatgtcatattttttgcCTCTGGAAATATTTCGATGAATATTTTCTTGCCAAAGACAGGCTATCAGCAAG GTGAAAGACTAGTCGTCAATGGTGAGATAGTAAACAGCTCCACTCGAAAAATTGTGCCAAAGTACATTATCTACCAGAAGCAAAGCTTCTTTGCAGGAGGCAATAGAGCTGTTCACACCACACAGATACTGAAGGAGAAGGGAGAGCCTTTAATGTCCTCCACCAGAGAGAATCTGTCGAAAGTATTAGCCCTTCCCACAGAGATCAGCACCACCATCCAGAACTGCCGAATCCTCAAAGTAGAGTATAGACTGAAG GTTATTTTGGATGTATCATTCACTAAAAACCCTTTGATTAAACTCCCGTTGATTGTACTGCCTCTAAATGGCGGGACCTCATCCAAATCGCTGGAGGCAGGACTGCAACAAGATCTGGCCAAAATGAATATCTGA